From one Macrobrachium rosenbergii isolate ZJJX-2024 chromosome 52, ASM4041242v1, whole genome shotgun sequence genomic stretch:
- the LOC136833925 gene encoding formin-like protein 1: MKDKIRKEYMQRPKTILKSKLNGGNMAKAINTWAVTVIRYSAGVVEWTKAELRSIDQKTRKHMTIHRTLHPSPNTDRLQCLVESILPEEDNTRAALRAVEGNKELTLKDFWKGYNIADAVTNIARAWDEVKVSTLNGAWKKLCPQFVNSFKGFEQAEDVEAVTRKIVGLSKRLKLDLEAEDVTELLASHGEELSSEDLIELEKQMIEEEEEAPQPKVKELTIKGLTEGFAHLEKCLAAFEGEDPNIARFERIRRGMLDLTTCYREALKEKQLKKKVQSRLDSFFVKKSSAPPATPSLEVTPNPDSPEPLPGYESEPEPEPVPAVTSPAASPALSDLFGSDDSPDPPEEFQGFEVTGPPVSSPTSPDPHVTASSRPNSADLIPSPAPSGVPCSTPNSPAPVAPAPISCPPDSQAPADATP; encoded by the exons atgaaggacaagatcaggaaagaatatatgcagagacctAAGacaatactcaagtcaaaactcaatggcGGAAACATggcgaaagccataaacacatgggcagtaacagtaatcagatacagtgcaggagtagtggagtggacgaaggctgaactccgcagcatagaccagaaaactagaaaacacatgacaatacacagaACACTACACCCAAGtccaaatacagacagactacaG tGTTTAGTGGAAA gcatactacctgAGGAGGACAATACGCGCGCTGCTTTACGGGCCGttgaaggtaacaaggagttgactctgaaagatttttggaagggctacaacattgcagatgctgtgaCGAACATCGCACGTGCTTGGGACGAAGTAAAGGTGTCGACTCTGAATGGTGCGtggaagaaactgtgtccgcagtttgtgaatagttttaaggggtttgagcaggcagaagatgttgaggctgtgacaaggaaaattgttgggctaagcaagaggctgaaactggacttggaagctgaggatgtcaccgagctgctggcatcccacggagaggaattgtcatcggaggacctcattgagctggagaagcagatgatcgaggaggaggaagaggcaccacaaccaaaggtcaaggaattaacaatcaagggcttgacagagggttttgctcacctggagaaatgtttggcagcatttgagggtGAGGACCCTAACATTGCCAGGTTTGAGAGGATTCGCAGAGGAATGCTGGATCTTACTACGTGCTACAGGGAGGCgctgaaggagaagcagctgaagaagaaagtgcagtctaggctagactctttcttcgtgaagaagtcttcagcaccacctgccactcctagtctag aagtgactCCTAATCCAGATTCCCCAGAACCTCTACCTGGCTATGAATCAGAACCTGAGCCTGAACCTGTACCTGCAGTAACCTCCCCAGCAGCTTCTCCAGctctatcag atctctttggtagtgatgacagtcctgacccccctgaagaattccagggttttgAAGTTACGGGACCTCCTGTCTCCTCTCCAacttcaccag atccacaTGTTACAGCCTCCTCCCGGCCCAACTCAGCTGACCTTATCCCCTCTCCAGCCccatcag gtgtcccctgctcaactccaaattcacctgcaccagtagcacctgcacccatttcatgtccaccag actcccaagcacctgcagatgccacaccatag